One genomic segment of Thermococcus sp. M39 includes these proteins:
- a CDS encoding tyrosine--tRNA ligase, protein MDIEKKIELITRKPTEEVLTVENLRQLLEMGVPLQHYIGFEISGYIHLGTGLMAGAKIADFQKAGIKTRIFLADWHSWINDKLGGDLETIQKVALTYFKEGMKQSIKVMGGDPDKVEFVLASEILEKGDYWQTVIDISKNVTLSRVMRSITIMGRQMGEAIDFAKLIYPMMQVADIFYQGVNIAHAGMDQRKAHVIAIEVAEKLKYHPLVWEGKKYKPVAVHHHLLLGLQEPPKWPIESEEEFKEIKAQMKMSKSKPYSAVFIHDSPEEIRQKLRKAFCPAREVRYNPVLDWAEHIIFREEPTEFTIHRPAKFGGDVTYTTFEELKKDFAEGKLHPLDLKNAVAEYLIELLKPVREYFEKHPEPLELMKEVKITR, encoded by the coding sequence ATGGACATAGAGAAAAAGATTGAGTTGATAACAAGAAAGCCAACTGAGGAGGTATTGACCGTAGAAAATTTGAGACAACTCTTGGAAATGGGAGTTCCTCTTCAGCATTATATAGGATTTGAAATAAGCGGTTACATTCATCTCGGTACTGGATTGATGGCGGGTGCAAAGATTGCTGACTTCCAAAAAGCAGGCATAAAAACAAGGATATTCCTAGCAGACTGGCACAGCTGGATTAATGACAAGCTCGGCGGAGACCTTGAGACAATTCAAAAAGTAGCTTTAACTTACTTTAAAGAAGGAATGAAGCAGAGCATCAAAGTTATGGGCGGAGATCCAGATAAGGTAGAGTTCGTCTTAGCGAGTGAGATCCTTGAAAAAGGTGACTACTGGCAGACCGTCATTGATATTTCAAAGAACGTTACTTTAAGCAGAGTTATGCGTTCCATCACAATCATGGGCAGGCAGATGGGGGAGGCAATAGACTTTGCAAAGCTGATCTACCCGATGATGCAGGTTGCTGACATATTCTACCAAGGAGTCAACATTGCACACGCTGGAATGGATCAAAGAAAGGCTCATGTCATCGCAATAGAAGTCGCTGAAAAGCTGAAGTACCATCCGCTTGTCTGGGAAGGCAAGAAATACAAGCCGGTTGCAGTTCACCACCACCTCCTACTTGGTCTGCAAGAACCACCAAAGTGGCCAATTGAGAGCGAAGAGGAGTTCAAAGAAATAAAAGCACAGATGAAGATGAGCAAGTCAAAGCCATACTCCGCTGTTTTCATACACGACAGCCCCGAAGAGATTAGGCAGAAGCTTAGGAAGGCATTCTGTCCTGCAAGAGAAGTCAGATACAATCCAGTTCTAGATTGGGCAGAGCACATAATCTTTAGGGAGGAGCCAACCGAATTTACCATTCACAGACCAGCTAAGTTCGGTGGTGATGTAACGTACACAACGTTTGAAGAGCTCAAGAAGGACTTTGCTGAAGGAAAGCTGCACCCACTTGACCTGAAGAATGCGGTTGCCGAATACTTGATAGAGCTCCTCAAGCCAGTCAGAGAGTACTTTGAAAAGCACCCAGAACCTTTAGAGCTGATGAAAGAAGTTAAGATTACGAGATGA
- a CDS encoding DEAD/DEAH box helicase, protein MSFEKLGLSENTLGADRRKGFSEPTDIQREVIPLFLRGDADIVGQSQTGTGKTASFALPLVDVINEYEREVQAIILTPTRELALQVTDEIKSLRGKKRIRVLSVYGGQPIGPQIRSLRKGAHIVVGTPGRVLDHIRRGTLRLDGIQYFILDEADRMLDMGFIDDIRAIFRETPRNKRVLMFSATMPREVLRLAKRYMKEYELIRTSSDEPVPELVEQEYIEVVPARKISVLKRILNSKFYGIIFCQTKRETRILAEKLARMGYSAEALNGDMSQRSRERTLMRFKRRKINILVATDVAARGIDVQDITHIVNYSLPQNAEMYIHRIGRTGRAGKRGKAITFIMPGEYRRLRYIESVAKVSIKKSKLQESIDKEKRRDSRKRY, encoded by the coding sequence ATGAGTTTTGAAAAATTAGGACTCTCAGAAAATACACTGGGAGCAGACAGAAGAAAAGGGTTCTCGGAACCTACAGACATTCAGAGGGAAGTTATCCCTCTGTTCTTAAGAGGAGACGCAGACATAGTTGGACAATCACAGACAGGAACTGGAAAAACTGCATCATTCGCATTACCGCTTGTAGATGTTATCAACGAGTATGAAAGGGAAGTCCAAGCAATAATTTTAACGCCAACCAGAGAGCTTGCTCTTCAAGTAACTGACGAGATAAAGTCGCTTAGAGGCAAGAAAAGGATAAGAGTTCTTTCAGTATATGGAGGACAACCAATAGGCCCCCAGATAAGATCCCTTAGAAAAGGAGCCCACATAGTGGTTGGAACTCCTGGAAGAGTTCTCGATCACATCAGAAGAGGCACATTGAGGCTTGACGGAATTCAATACTTCATCCTAGATGAAGCTGACAGAATGCTCGATATGGGCTTCATAGATGATATAAGAGCAATATTCAGAGAGACACCAAGAAATAAGCGTGTCCTTATGTTTTCAGCAACGATGCCCCGTGAAGTTTTGAGGCTAGCAAAACGATACATGAAGGAATATGAGCTGATAAGAACAAGCAGCGACGAGCCAGTTCCAGAACTTGTGGAGCAAGAGTATATTGAAGTTGTACCAGCAAGGAAAATATCCGTGTTGAAAAGAATATTAAACAGTAAATTCTATGGAATAATCTTCTGCCAAACGAAGAGGGAGACTAGGATATTGGCAGAAAAGCTTGCACGTATGGGATATAGCGCTGAAGCTTTAAACGGAGATATGAGCCAAAGAAGCAGAGAAAGAACCTTGATGCGCTTCAAAAGACGAAAAATAAACATTCTAGTTGCCACAGATGTTGCTGCAAGAGGAATAGACGTTCAAGACATCACTCACATTGTAAACTATTCTTTGCCACAAAACGCTGAAATGTATATCCACAGGATTGGAAGAACGGGACGGGCAGGTAAGAGAGGGAAAGCAATAACATTCATCATGCCGGGAGAGTATAGGAGGTTAAGATACATTGAGAGCGTTGCAAAAGTTAGCATAAAGAAATCAAAGCTTCAAGAAAGCATAGACAAAGAAAAGAGAAGAGACTCAAGAAAGAGATACTGA
- a CDS encoding transglutaminase-like domain-containing protein, with product MRLLKFMLSALIIALVFVSGCVQIETITQTERSTSESHPFTKPSATTSSTQTASTTIVLPQSNTTPSCSDPLWRYVLERAIPCALSKEELAKIKPLAEQLKGDSLQQSAWNILEWEKEHIQYDWEKASLPAPEIKIYSNGDFEIVRGKDNTIQTPYETIMKGKGVCTDYAILTAGLLLGMNYSPVYIFSINFTDSDVGHAVAVIKIEGWYFVLDQHPPAMDLGAYYRYWKENGKTISNATIYEITLVNGSAKVKNLGVVSGIEFLKQDYKFTDADAQAISGSLSSKLLKNFSNLRLDEKLQSLSQGTLPNGYSEGKVWTFRFEKFVEYYNPLFHEQLINYLYDSIVSDPEVRADLGQYSAFWIEIREEGENLKIILDIAKSR from the coding sequence ATGAGGTTGCTTAAATTCATGCTTTCAGCACTTATAATAGCACTCGTATTTGTAAGCGGATGTGTTCAAATCGAGACAATCACCCAAACAGAAAGATCAACTTCAGAAAGTCATCCCTTCACCAAGCCTTCAGCAACTACCTCATCTACTCAAACTGCTTCTACAACAATAGTGTTGCCCCAATCTAATACCACTCCTTCTTGCTCGGACCCTCTCTGGAGATACGTCCTTGAAAGGGCAATCCCATGTGCTTTAAGCAAAGAGGAGCTTGCTAAAATAAAGCCCTTAGCTGAGCAGCTTAAAGGTGACAGCTTACAGCAAAGTGCTTGGAACATCCTAGAGTGGGAAAAAGAGCATATCCAATATGACTGGGAAAAAGCGTCCCTCCCAGCTCCAGAAATTAAAATATACAGCAATGGGGATTTTGAGATTGTAAGAGGAAAAGACAACACGATACAAACTCCCTATGAAACAATAATGAAAGGAAAAGGTGTCTGCACAGATTACGCAATTTTAACAGCTGGGCTGCTTTTGGGTATGAACTACTCTCCCGTTTACATTTTCAGCATTAACTTCACGGACAGCGATGTTGGGCATGCAGTGGCAGTAATAAAAATTGAAGGGTGGTATTTTGTCCTAGACCAACATCCTCCCGCCATGGATTTGGGAGCATATTACCGGTACTGGAAGGAAAACGGAAAAACAATCTCAAATGCGACAATTTATGAAATTACTCTTGTAAATGGCAGCGCTAAAGTAAAGAACTTGGGAGTTGTCTCTGGGATAGAGTTCCTAAAGCAGGATTACAAGTTCACTGATGCAGATGCACAGGCAATTTCTGGGAGCTTGTCTTCAAAATTATTGAAGAACTTTTCAAACTTGAGGCTTGATGAGAAACTTCAGTCACTTTCCCAAGGCACACTGCCAAATGGATATTCAGAAGGAAAAGTTTGGACGTTTAGATTTGAAAAGTTTGTTGAATATTACAATCCTCTGTTCCATGAACAGCTGATCAATTATCTCTACGACAGTATAGTCTCAGACCCGGAAGTTAGAGCTGACTTGGGGCAGTATTCAGCGTTTTGGATTGAGATAAGAGAAGAGGGGGAGAACCTTAAAATAATTCTCGATATTGCCAAGTCGAGATAA
- a CDS encoding radical SAM protein: MTRVVLTTDETLTSTYHNVPLLDFLGCAPYDKLPKWVFYLLDSQLPDENGVLTQAPYGLRKVEAALLRDGFKRNEVVVAHPRKIGKFIGDDTTIVALYEMDPLGLGPVSMMFTNGGQWKNYTSIKFRELVERINRVREGKNLKFRLVVGGPGAWQLEFKRETKEKLKIDHVVIGEVDHVAGELFRDIESGNTDETIFIKGWPRVEEIPTIVAPSYKGLVEVMRGCGRGCRFCEPNLRVARYIPLEKIEEEIKLNVEAGIDHAWLHSEDIFLYKVEDKKNFYPNAEAVVELFEMARKYTRNVNPTHGAVAGALAVPGMIEEISHIVEAGPSHWVGIQVGFETAASELIGKYMNNKMKPFSPEEWPWVLLNGTYVFNKNYWFPAYTTILGLPGDTDDYEIMTAQLIVTMEKELEKKLGNKAHFIVTPLAFVPMGLLKDQEFYRIDEMITYGQFLHLYYAWKHMMHEVTKGLPAVMRGNPFLIPFYPLACLGTRIVIRQIEKWGKEKGYEVKELEPLDVRIEVEEHRWYSTPSLAEAY, encoded by the coding sequence ATGACCAGAGTAGTCCTGACAACAGATGAGACGCTAACGAGTACATATCATAACGTACCTTTGTTGGACTTTCTCGGCTGTGCCCCCTACGACAAGCTCCCCAAGTGGGTGTTCTACCTCCTCGACTCGCAACTCCCGGACGAGAACGGTGTTTTAACTCAAGCACCCTACGGGCTGAGAAAGGTTGAGGCAGCCCTTCTGAGGGACGGCTTTAAGAGAAACGAAGTCGTTGTCGCTCACCCGCGCAAAATCGGGAAGTTTATCGGCGATGACACCACTATAGTGGCCCTTTACGAGATGGATCCCCTCGGCCTTGGCCCTGTCAGTATGATGTTCACCAACGGCGGCCAGTGGAAGAACTACACCAGCATCAAGTTCAGGGAGCTCGTCGAGAGGATAAACCGCGTGAGGGAGGGCAAGAACCTTAAGTTCAGGTTGGTTGTGGGCGGGCCTGGGGCATGGCAACTTGAGTTCAAGAGAGAGACTAAGGAAAAGCTTAAAATCGACCACGTGGTCATAGGCGAGGTCGATCACGTCGCTGGAGAACTCTTCAGGGACATTGAGAGCGGGAATACAGATGAGACGATATTTATAAAAGGCTGGCCTAGGGTTGAGGAAATCCCAACTATCGTGGCGCCCTCTTACAAGGGACTCGTCGAGGTAATGCGTGGTTGCGGTAGGGGGTGCCGCTTCTGCGAGCCCAACCTCAGGGTCGCCCGCTACATCCCACTTGAGAAGATCGAGGAGGAGATAAAGCTGAATGTTGAAGCTGGAATAGACCACGCCTGGCTCCACAGTGAGGACATCTTCCTATACAAGGTCGAGGATAAGAAAAACTTCTATCCAAACGCTGAAGCAGTAGTTGAGTTGTTCGAGATGGCCAGGAAGTACACACGTAACGTAAACCCGACCCACGGGGCTGTAGCTGGAGCCTTGGCCGTCCCTGGCATGATAGAGGAAATCTCCCACATAGTAGAAGCAGGCCCGAGTCACTGGGTCGGAATTCAGGTTGGCTTTGAGACAGCGGCTTCAGAGCTTATCGGGAAGTATATGAACAACAAGATGAAGCCCTTCTCTCCAGAGGAGTGGCCATGGGTTCTGCTGAACGGGACGTACGTCTTCAACAAAAACTACTGGTTCCCGGCTTACACAACGATCCTAGGTTTGCCTGGTGACACCGATGACTACGAGATTATGACTGCTCAGCTCATAGTGACGATGGAGAAGGAGCTTGAAAAGAAGCTTGGCAACAAGGCTCACTTCATTGTCACACCTCTAGCTTTTGTTCCAATGGGCCTGCTGAAGGATCAGGAGTTCTACAGGATCGATGAGATGATAACTTACGGCCAGTTTCTCCACCTGTACTACGCATGGAAGCACATGATGCACGAGGTCACCAAAGGGCTTCCGGCAGTCATGAGAGGCAATCCTTTCCTTATCCCGTTCTATCCTCTGGCCTGCTTGGGGACGCGCATCGTCATAAGGCAGATCGAGAAATGGGGTAAGGAAAAGGGCTACGAGGTGAAGGAGCTCGAGCCGTTAGATGTGCGCATCGAGGTGGAAGAGCACCGCTGGTACAGCACACCGAGCCTTGCTGAGGCGTATTAG
- the asnS gene encoding asparagine--tRNA ligase, with protein MIDKIYCAQVKPEMEGQRVKLAGWVYRKREIKDKVFIVLRDSSGIIQTVFKEELSKEAYETAKKTGIESSVIIEGVVKADRRAPGGVEIQADKIEVIQNVEFFPITKDASPEFLLDVRHLHLRSPKVAAIMKVKATLIQAAREWLLQDGWYEVFPPILVTGAVEGGATLFKLKYFDKTAYLSQSAQLYLEAAIFGLEKVWSLTPSFRAEKSRTRRHLTEFWHLELEAAWMDLWDIMKVEEELVSYMVQRTLELRRSEIEMYRKDLTTLKNTEPPFPRISYDEAIDILQSKGVQIEWGEDMGADEERVLTEEFDRPFFVYGYPKHIKAFYMKEDPEDPRKVLAADMLAPEGYGEIIGGSQREDDYDKLVQRILEEGMDPKDYEWYLDLRKYGSVPHSGFGLGVERVVAWILNLDHVRWATLFPRTPTRLYP; from the coding sequence ATGATTGACAAGATTTACTGTGCTCAAGTTAAACCTGAAATGGAAGGACAAAGGGTTAAACTTGCTGGTTGGGTGTATAGAAAGAGAGAAATTAAAGACAAGGTGTTTATAGTCCTCAGGGACTCAAGCGGAATTATTCAAACCGTATTCAAAGAGGAGCTCAGCAAAGAAGCCTACGAGACTGCAAAGAAAACCGGAATAGAGTCAAGCGTGATAATTGAAGGTGTTGTAAAGGCTGATAGAAGGGCCCCTGGAGGAGTTGAAATTCAAGCCGATAAGATTGAGGTAATTCAAAACGTCGAGTTCTTCCCAATAACCAAGGACGCAAGTCCAGAGTTCCTCTTGGATGTCAGGCATCTTCACCTTAGATCTCCAAAAGTAGCGGCAATAATGAAAGTTAAGGCAACTCTAATTCAAGCTGCGAGAGAATGGCTCCTTCAAGACGGCTGGTATGAGGTATTTCCACCAATATTAGTTACAGGGGCAGTTGAAGGTGGAGCTACGCTCTTCAAGCTCAAATACTTTGACAAAACTGCTTACTTGAGTCAATCTGCTCAACTTTACCTTGAAGCTGCAATCTTTGGCCTTGAAAAAGTATGGAGCTTAACCCCTTCGTTTAGAGCAGAGAAGAGCAGAACAAGGAGGCATTTGACAGAGTTCTGGCACCTTGAGCTTGAGGCTGCATGGATGGATCTCTGGGACATAATGAAGGTTGAAGAAGAACTCGTTAGCTATATGGTTCAGAGAACCTTAGAGTTGAGGAGATCAGAAATAGAAATGTATAGAAAAGATCTCACAACCTTGAAGAACACAGAGCCGCCTTTCCCGAGGATAAGTTATGATGAAGCAATTGACATACTTCAGAGCAAGGGCGTTCAGATAGAGTGGGGCGAAGACATGGGAGCTGATGAGGAGAGGGTTTTAACAGAAGAATTCGACAGACCATTCTTTGTTTACGGATATCCAAAGCATATCAAGGCCTTCTACATGAAGGAAGATCCAGAAGACCCAAGAAAGGTCTTAGCGGCTGATATGCTTGCACCTGAAGGATATGGTGAAATAATTGGTGGTTCACAGAGAGAAGACGATTACGACAAGCTTGTGCAGCGTATTTTAGAGGAGGGCATGGATCCAAAGGACTACGAGTGGTATCTCGATTTGAGGAAATACGGCTCAGTTCCGCACAGCGGCTTTGGGCTTGGTGTAGAAAGAGTAGTTGCATGGATTCTCAATCTTGACCACGTTAGATGGGCAACCTTGTTCCCAAGGACTCCAACAAGGCTCTATCCATGA
- a CDS encoding amidohydrolase has product MRAIIARYILDINGVRENMAVLIEDNKIYDVIPKDKLKEYDIDEIFGGENYLLIPGLINAHTHVAMAKFRGVGDDLPLDKWLNEVIWPMEKEWTPEEIHKWALIGIAEAIANGSTVINDHYFFADEIAKAAQKLGIRAFIGQTMMDLVEFPIAEPEEGFKFFKRWKDRDELVKPVLAPHATDTVSLDLLKETKEFSEKEKALIHMHISQSKEEVFRVKQREGVLPVEYLKKAGVLNENFIGVHGVYLSEREVGLYAKSGATLVHCAVSLAKLEGSVAPIIDLWEKGGNIALGNDCAASNNSLDMIQEMKFAAILNKVKVQNPTKASAKDVFYWATVGGAKALKIKAGLIEKEYLADLVLININKLHFTPKTNLLSHLVYSAKGSDVEKVFVNGELIYDNGRFSKVKVNENVFKF; this is encoded by the coding sequence ATGAGAGCAATAATTGCAAGGTACATTTTGGATATTAATGGGGTAAGGGAAAACATGGCAGTTTTAATAGAAGATAATAAAATCTACGACGTTATTCCAAAAGATAAACTCAAGGAATATGATATTGATGAAATTTTTGGCGGAGAAAACTATCTTCTAATTCCTGGACTTATTAATGCTCACACCCATGTGGCAATGGCAAAATTCAGAGGGGTTGGAGACGACTTACCTCTTGATAAGTGGCTGAATGAAGTTATTTGGCCCATGGAAAAAGAGTGGACGCCAGAAGAAATCCATAAATGGGCACTTATTGGAATTGCAGAGGCTATTGCCAATGGCTCGACAGTAATCAATGATCATTACTTCTTTGCAGATGAGATAGCCAAAGCAGCTCAAAAGCTTGGCATCAGAGCGTTCATTGGGCAGACCATGATGGATTTAGTTGAATTTCCAATTGCAGAACCAGAGGAGGGGTTTAAGTTTTTCAAGAGATGGAAAGACAGAGATGAACTTGTTAAACCAGTATTAGCTCCACATGCTACTGATACGGTTTCTCTCGACCTTTTAAAAGAAACCAAAGAGTTTTCTGAAAAAGAAAAGGCATTAATTCATATGCATATTTCCCAGAGTAAAGAAGAAGTTTTTAGGGTCAAACAGAGAGAAGGGGTCTTGCCAGTTGAATACCTCAAAAAAGCTGGAGTCTTAAATGAGAACTTTATCGGCGTTCATGGCGTCTATCTGAGTGAGAGAGAAGTTGGGCTTTATGCGAAAAGTGGAGCAACGTTAGTGCATTGTGCAGTCAGTTTGGCAAAGCTCGAAGGGAGTGTCGCACCAATAATTGATTTATGGGAAAAGGGAGGCAACATTGCACTTGGAAACGACTGTGCGGCTTCAAATAATTCCCTCGATATGATTCAAGAGATGAAGTTTGCAGCAATACTGAATAAAGTTAAAGTCCAAAATCCTACTAAGGCTTCAGCGAAAGATGTATTCTACTGGGCAACAGTCGGAGGAGCAAAGGCATTAAAAATTAAAGCAGGATTGATAGAGAAAGAGTATCTTGCGGATTTAGTGCTAATTAACATCAACAAGCTCCACTTCACTCCAAAGACAAATCTGCTTTCACATCTGGTTTATTCCGCCAAGGGAAGCGATGTTGAGAAGGTTTTTGTAAATGGTGAGCTGATTTACGATAACGGTCGCTTTTCCAAGGTTAAAGTGAATGAAAATGTATTTAAATTTTAA